TGCCCTGGATGGACAACCGTCCATTGCTGCAAGCGAGCCGCGTCGTTTTATTTTGGTCCGGCGGGTTAATCGTCCTCGGCGCCGTCTTATTCATGATCGACAGTTGGTGGCATGGCACACCGCGAACCTTGCTCGACGCGGTCTTTCAATCGGTCACGACCCGCACCGCTGGTTTTCAAGTGGAATCGCAATTGCGTTTTGGCGTTATAGGCCTGTTCAGTACAATTCTGTTGATGATCATCGGCGCTTCGCCGCAGTCCACCGGCGGGGGCGTGAAAACCGCGGTTTTGGCGCGGCTGTTTCAACGCCTTGATCCTCGAGACGAACGGCAATCGTCAAAATGGTTCATCACCTTCAAGCCTTTTCGTCTCGCTTTGTTGATGATCATCATGTATCTGATGACCGGCCTGGCCGGCGCCTTTTTGCTGATGTATACCGATCACCTCTTAATAAACGAAGCTGCCTTTGAAGCCTTCTCCGCGCTCGGCACTGTCGGCTTATCACGCGACCTTACACCGCAACTCACGGCCCTGGGCAAAATCATTGTCATTTTTTTAATGTTCGGCGGGCGCGTGCTGTATCCCACCTTTGTGATCTGGATGATCCGCGGCCGCCGCGACGACGCCGATCCGGTGCCGTGGGCGTGATTTGCGTTGCAGCTCAAAATGACTCTAATCCGAGCTACGAATTGAACGCTCAGACCGACAAGCCCGAGTTCATGACAAGCATCTATTCCGAGTTACACCAGAACGTTCGGGATAAATTCAACTCCGCCCAAACCGGACCTGACATTGAAGAAATACTTGCAGATTGGCTAAATTATTTACAACAAAGGCCGCGTATCCCATTCTTCTTTGCTGCGTATAACGCCACACTGAAAGTCTAATATTGCTTTTTTAAACGGATTTGTTTAGCTATCAAACCAAGGTGAATGGCCAACCAATCTCTGACATACGCCAAAATGGAGGCTAGTATGAAAAAAAACTTCAACCTCGCCGACGTTGATACCATGACGAGTCTGATTGACGCAATCTTTTCCGAGATGAACGTCGGACTCATCGTCTATCAAGTGGAAAATTGGAACGCCAGAGACTCGCTGAAACTTGTTTACGCCAACAAACAGGCATCAAAATATACCGGCTCGGACTTGAGCCGCATGCTGGGAAAATACATTCTCGAAGCTTTTCCGGCGCTGCAACAGACGGACATTCCCGAACAATACCTTGAAGTTGCCCAAACCAGGCAATCACGCACCATTGGCGCGTTCGAATACGGCGATGTCAACGTCGGCAAAAATTATTATGCCCTGAAAGCATTCCCCATGCCAAACGACTGTGTCGGCGTTCTCTTCGAGAATATCACCATGCGCAAACAGATGGAGGAAATGATCAAGCAATACTCTGAACAAGCGCGCGACAAAAATGTGGCCGCTTAAAGATGCGACGGACTGCCGCATCTTTTTCCTTCCGCCGATCATGATTCTACCTGCTTCCCAGCAAGCCGATAACTAAAAAATCTGAGGGCGTCGCCGGCCAATTCCTCAAAGCGTGATGGGCGCCGGCCGTACTTGCCAAATCTCTTCCGCGTATTCCTTGATGGTGCGGTCGCTGGAAAACTTGCCCATGTTGGCGGCATTGATAATGGTTTTGCGCGTCCACCCCGCTTGCTGTTGATATTCCGCACTGACACTCGCCTGACACGCAACATAAGCGGCATAATCTGCCAGCACCATGTAAAAATCACCGCGATCCAGCAAGCTGCTGACGATATCCCGAAACAGCCCAGGCTCCGCCGGGGAGAAATAACCGCTGCTGATCATATCCAGGGCCTGCTTCAATTCGGCATTGTTTTGATAAAGGCGGCGCGGATCGTAGCCGGATTGCCGTGTTTGCTGCACCTCCGCCGCCGTCAAGCCGAAAATGAAAATATTCTCGCGGCCCACTTCTTCCATGATTTCGATGTTTGCACCATCCAGCGTGCCGATGGTGAGCGCGCCGTTGAGCGCAAACTTCATGTTGCCGGTGCCGGAGGCTTCCATGCCCGCCGTGGAAATCTGCTCGGAAAGATCCGCCGCCGGAATAATTTTCTGCGCCAGCGTCACGGAATAATCCGGCACGAACACCACTTTTAGATTGTCGCCGATCTCCGCATCCTGATTGATCTTTTCCGCAACAGCATTGATCAGGTGAATAATGCGTTTCGCCATGACATAACCCGGCGCCGCTTTGCCGGCAAAAATCACCGTGCGCGGCGTCCAGCTCTGCCGCGGGTTCGCTTTGAGGCGATGATACAGCGTGACGACGTGCAGCACGTTCAGCAATTGGCGTTTGTATTCATGAATGCGTTTTACGTGACAATCGAACAGCGAAGCCGGATTGACTTTCACACCACAACATGCTTGAATAATGTCTGCCAGGCGATGTTTGTTGTTTTGCTTCACCTCTCGCCAGCGGATTTGAAAAGCTTCATTCTCGCTTAACGCCTCCAGCTTTTTCAACTCGAATAAATCGCTTTTCCAGCCTTCACCAATATTGTCGGTGATCAACTGCGCCAACTCCCAATTGCAGAGCATAAGCCAGCGGCGCGGGGTGATACCGTTGGTTTTGTTGTTGAATTTCTCCGGCCACAACTCATAAAAATCCCTGAAAACTTGTTGCTTGATAATTTCGGAATGCAGCGCCGCCACACCGTTCACCGAATGGCTGCCGGCGATGGCCAGATTGGACATGCGCACGCGTTTCGGATCGCTTTCTTCGATGAGCGACATGCGGCGCAAACGATCATTGTCGTTGGGGAAACGAACGGCGACTTTGTCCAAGAAACGGCGATTGATCTCATAAATGATTTGCAAATGCCGGGGCAGCAGGCGCTCGACAAGGGGCACATTCCAACGCTCCAGCGCCTCCGGCAGAACGGTGTGATTGGTGTAACCAAACGCGCGTACGCAAATCTCCCACGCCTGCTCCCAGCCCAGCCCTTCGCGATCCAGCAACAGCCGCAGCAATTCTGGAATGGCCAGCGCCGGATGTGTGTCATTGAGCTGAACCGCCACCTTGTCCGGAAATACTTCAAAATTATTTTGATGGCCTTTCTTGAACCGGCGAATGATGTCTTGCAGCGTCGCAGAAACCAAAAAATATTGCTGCTTCAAGCGCAGTTCTTTTCCCGCTGAAAAATCATCGCGCGGATAAAGCAGCTTCGAAATTGTTTCGGAGTCAATTTGATCGGCAACCGCGCGTTCGTAATCGCCATGATTGAAATAATCGAGATTGAACGCCTCGCTGGATTTGGCGCTCCACAAGCGCAAATTGTTAACGGTGTTGTTGCGAAACCCCGGAATCGGCGTGTCATAAGCCATCGCAATGACGTCATCGGTTTCAATCCAATCGTGGCGCAGCTTGCCGTCCGCATCGGTGTATTCCCGCACATGGCCGTAGAACTTGACGGGGTAGGTGTATTCCGGACGCTCGATCTCCCAGGGATTGCCGTAGCGCAGCCAATTATCCGGCGCTTCCATTTGCCGCCCGTTCACAATTTTTTGGCAAAAGATGCCATATTCGTAGCGAATCCCATAACCGTAAGCCGGCAATTGCAGCGTCGCCAGCGAATCCATGAAACAAGCGGCGAGCCGCCCGAGGCCGCCATTGCCAAGCCCGGCGTCAGGTTCCATGTCGCGCAATTCTTCCAGATCGAATCCCAACTCTTCCATTGCCTTGTAGGTATTGCCATAAAGATCGAGATTGATCAGCGCGCCGCCTAGCAGGCGTCCCATCAAGAATTCCAGAGACAGGTAATACACGCGTTTGGCGTCTTGTTGATAATAGGATTGCTGGGTGACGATCCAACGCTCAAACAAGCGATCGCGCGCACTCAAAGCCAGTGCTTTGAAGCAATCGTGCGGCGTCGCAGAGAACTGGTCTTTCGCCAGAGAAAATTCCAAATGTTCGACGAAAGAATTTTCCAAATCCTCAACGGTTTTGCCTTTCAAGGGATTGGTCGCCGGCGAGAGCTTGGCCAGCGGCGCGGCGCGCTTTTTAGTTTTGCGCTTCGTTGTTATGGAGGGATTGTTCATTCGCGCATCCTTTCTTGGAAAAATCCATGTTGATTTGCGTGGAGAAATACGTTTGCGATTCAATGCTCACTGAAGCCGCCAAACGATTTCACACACCTCGACAAAAAAGGTAACAAGTTAAACATGAAACACAAGCGCCGCTTCGGTAAGGGAACGCAGATGAATCTCAAACGCGATCGCCGGGCCAAGAAGAAAGCAGTTGTATTTTTGGGCATCATTCCTATCTTTTTATGAGAGATTGGCTCGCATTTCCTGCTTAATGGCCCGACAGAAAGTCGCCGCTGATCGGAATTTTGTCATCCCACCAAAGGAGACATCTTGATGGAACGTATTCGCGTGGCAGCGCTGCAGTATTTCATCCGCCCCGTGCAGACGTTTGAACAATTTCACGATCAAGTGGAGGCGTTGGTGCAAACAGCCGCCGACTACAAATGCCACCTCATGGTCTTTCCGGAATATTTTACCGTGCAGTTGCTGACCTTGGGGCAAATCAAGCGCCCGATCAACGAACAAATCCGGGATTTAGCCAAACAAGTGCCGCGCTTTCTGGAGATGATGAACGGCCTGGCCAGGAATAATGATATCTACATCGTTGCCGGCACCATTCCGGCAATGGAAGATGACAATGAGCGCGTGTATAATCAGAGTTTTTTCTTCAGCCCGAAAGGCGCGCTCGGCATGCAGGGTAAAATGCACATGACACGCTTCGAAACCGAAGAATGGCATGTCTCGCCGCGAACCAAGCTTAAAATTTTTGAAACGGATTTTGGCCGGGTGGCGATTGCCATTTGTTATGACGTCGAATTCCCCGAGATTGCGCGCGCCGCGGCGCGGCAGGAGGCGCATATTCTCATCGCGCCGAGTTGCACGGATGATCGCCAGGGCTTTTTGCGCGTGCGCTACTGCGCGCATGCCCGCGCCATCGAAAATCAAATGTACGTCATTCATTCCTCGACCGTCGGCTCGCTGCCCATGGTGCCGGCGGTTTCGCTCAACTATGGGCAAGCGGCCATTCTCACGCCGAGTGATTTTTCTTTTTCACGCGACGGCATTCTCGCCGAGGGCAATCCCAATCAGGAGATGATGGTTATCGGCG
This is a stretch of genomic DNA from Cytophagia bacterium CHB2. It encodes these proteins:
- a CDS encoding glycogen/starch/alpha-glucan phosphorylase; the protein is MNNPSITTKRKTKKRAAPLAKLSPATNPLKGKTVEDLENSFVEHLEFSLAKDQFSATPHDCFKALALSARDRLFERWIVTQQSYYQQDAKRVYYLSLEFLMGRLLGGALINLDLYGNTYKAMEELGFDLEELRDMEPDAGLGNGGLGRLAACFMDSLATLQLPAYGYGIRYEYGIFCQKIVNGRQMEAPDNWLRYGNPWEIERPEYTYPVKFYGHVREYTDADGKLRHDWIETDDVIAMAYDTPIPGFRNNTVNNLRLWSAKSSEAFNLDYFNHGDYERAVADQIDSETISKLLYPRDDFSAGKELRLKQQYFLVSATLQDIIRRFKKGHQNNFEVFPDKVAVQLNDTHPALAIPELLRLLLDREGLGWEQAWEICVRAFGYTNHTVLPEALERWNVPLVERLLPRHLQIIYEINRRFLDKVAVRFPNDNDRLRRMSLIEESDPKRVRMSNLAIAGSHSVNGVAALHSEIIKQQVFRDFYELWPEKFNNKTNGITPRRWLMLCNWELAQLITDNIGEGWKSDLFELKKLEALSENEAFQIRWREVKQNNKHRLADIIQACCGVKVNPASLFDCHVKRIHEYKRQLLNVLHVVTLYHRLKANPRQSWTPRTVIFAGKAAPGYVMAKRIIHLINAVAEKINQDAEIGDNLKVVFVPDYSVTLAQKIIPAADLSEQISTAGMEASGTGNMKFALNGALTIGTLDGANIEIMEEVGRENIFIFGLTAAEVQQTRQSGYDPRRLYQNNAELKQALDMISSGYFSPAEPGLFRDIVSSLLDRGDFYMVLADYAAYVACQASVSAEYQQQAGWTRKTIINAANMGKFSSDRTIKEYAEEIWQVRPAPITL
- a CDS encoding acyltransferase, whose amino-acid sequence is MERIRVAALQYFIRPVQTFEQFHDQVEALVQTAADYKCHLMVFPEYFTVQLLTLGQIKRPINEQIRDLAKQVPRFLEMMNGLARNNDIYIVAGTIPAMEDDNERVYNQSFFFSPKGALGMQGKMHMTRFETEEWHVSPRTKLKIFETDFGRVAIAICYDVEFPEIARAAARQEAHILIAPSCTDDRQGFLRVRYCAHARAIENQMYVIHSSTVGSLPMVPAVSLNYGQAAILTPSDFSFSRDGILAEGNPNQEMMVIGELNLKTIAESRSSGTVLPLWDSRRTAEVVSQSEVVTL